One segment of Amycolatopsis alba DSM 44262 DNA contains the following:
- a CDS encoding inositol monophosphatase family protein, with the protein MTLLSSRAPQPVEPGLLSRALEVAGRLANDATDVITATAGRGAQPDPRDSPFDWVTDTDRILERHTRRVLTAEFPGIPVVGGEFGADHGADVAKYRWVVDPVDGTANYVAGVPWCAYSLALIDASGPVVGVVADPYRAQIYAAARGRGARANGKPITLTDRRGTAGAIVCTELTRKGVWPGMGQFIERAAAAHAGVRVLGSAALAIAQVALGHAAAAVLHSYREWDVAGSVALAIEAGAVVLDRHGEDAALPVDALLVAAPGVADEVLGWWQESVG; encoded by the coding sequence ATGACCCTCCTGTCGTCAAGGGCGCCTCAGCCCGTCGAGCCCGGACTGCTGTCGAGGGCCCTCGAAGTGGCCGGGCGGCTGGCCAACGACGCGACCGACGTGATCACCGCGACCGCGGGCCGGGGCGCCCAGCCCGATCCGAGGGACTCACCCTTCGACTGGGTCACGGACACGGACCGCATCCTCGAACGCCACACCCGCCGCGTACTGACCGCCGAGTTCCCCGGCATCCCCGTCGTCGGCGGTGAATTCGGCGCCGACCACGGCGCCGACGTCGCCAAGTACCGCTGGGTGGTCGACCCGGTCGACGGCACCGCGAACTACGTCGCCGGTGTCCCCTGGTGCGCGTACAGCCTCGCCCTGATCGACGCGTCAGGACCGGTGGTGGGCGTGGTCGCGGACCCCTACCGCGCCCAGATCTACGCCGCCGCCCGCGGCCGCGGCGCCCGTGCCAACGGCAAGCCGATCACGCTCACCGACCGCCGCGGGACCGCCGGGGCGATCGTCTGCACCGAACTCACCCGCAAGGGCGTCTGGCCGGGAATGGGCCAGTTCATCGAACGGGCCGCCGCCGCGCACGCCGGGGTCCGGGTGCTCGGCTCGGCCGCACTGGCGATCGCGCAGGTCGCGCTGGGTCACGCGGCCGCGGCGGTGCTGCACAGCTACCGCGAATGGGACGTCGCCGGCTCGGTCGCGCTGGCCATCGAGGCGGGGGCCGTGGTGCTGGACCGGCACGGGGAAGACGCGGCGCTCCCCGTCGACGCCCTCCTGGTCGCGGCCCCTGGAGTGGCCGACGAGGTCTTGGGCTGGTGGCAGGAGTCGGTCGGCTGA